A region of the Desertifilum tharense IPPAS B-1220 genome:
GCCTCTAACGGGGAGCTTGCGCGCTCCCACTGTTCCACACTGGCTAACGCCTCTTCTAATGGACTCAGCATTAAGGTGACGGGGGTGCGAAACTCGTGGCTGACGTTGCTAAAAAAGACGGTTTTGGCGCGATCGAGTTCTGCGAGTTGTTCGGCGCGTTGCCGCTCTTGTTCGTAGGAGCGAGCATTGGCGATCGCCATCGCAATTTGTCCGGCAACCTGATTGAAGAAGTTACAGTAGTTATCGTTTAGTCTGCGGCGCGGGCTAGCCACTGCCACTAGAACTCCTGTTACCTTCCCTTGTCCTGTCGCTGAAATCGGCAGTACGATCGCTTCCTGGGGGGGTTCTGGCCACGGACTACCGGGAAGGATTCCAAACCGCTCTACTAGATTGGCGATTGTTTGTGGCTGGCTGGTTTGAGCAACCTGGGCGATCGACCAAGGATCGGTGATCTCTGTTGTCAGGGCGATCGCTTCAGGCGCAATGGCACGATCCACATCAACGTGGATGCTACCGCAAAGGCGAACGGTTTTACCGTCTGGCTCCATCAGGTAAAGCAGCGCTAAGGGAATATCGGCGGGATCGGATTTGAGCATTTCTACCATCAATGCACACGCTTCCTCTGCCGTCTTTGCGCTTCCAGTCTTCGAGGCAAGCTCGCGCAACAGACGGGCGCGGCGATCGTTTAACACGCGATAGGTGGTCTCTGTCACAATGTTAAACACGCCATCCACGCGACCGCCCTCGCCCTGAATTGGGTTAAAGGTGTACTCGAAGAAACACTCCTCGGTGTAACCAAACCGATGCATTGCTAAGAGTTCGTCGTGATGAAAGGTGCCTTCTCCTGTCGCTAGAACCTCCGCTAGCTCTGGCCCAATGTCATCCCAAATTTCAGACCAAACTTCGCGTCCAGGGCGGCCCAAGGCCCAGGGATGCTTGTCACCCACGATCGGCCGCCAAGCATCGTTATAGAGGAGCAAGAAGTCCGTTCCCCAGTAAATGGCAATGGGAAAGCGGGAATTGAGGCAAATACTCAGCGCCGATCGCAAGCTCTGAGGCCAGGTTTCTATGGAACCTAGTCGTGTTTGCGACCAATCTAAAGAGCGCATCCGCCTCGCCATTTCACTGTTACCTGCGAAAAGTTGTTCTACGGCTTGATGATGCTCAGTCATTCTGTAGGATTCTGGCAGTGAGTGGGAGGAGTTATGGCGATCGCCCTCAGCTTAGTTTACTCTTTTTGCCGGAGTGCGATCGCGGTGGCACACTCCAAATCGAAATTCCCCATTCCTACACCGGACAATGCCCACCCCAACCCGAAGTCTAGAATAGATCGGTAGATTAAAATTTAAATTCTTTATTTCTGTTATGTAGATGATTTCTGTATGAGTCGTAAATTTGGGGCGTGATGCCGAATCATTCTGTATATCCACCCAGCTATAGGCGCTTAGGCAAAAAGTTTCAGTTTATTAATATTGAGTCAAAAAATATGAGAACAAATGACATCCTACAACTAGCTGCTAATTATGGACTCCAACTTTGCGACGATCTAGTTTTTAACGAAATGGGGATTGACTTCAAAGTAGCATTCGCTACCGACACCCAGGGTAAAAAGTGGGTGTTGCGAATCCCCCGTCGTGAAAATTTAGCTGACCAGATTGAGCAAGAGAAAAACATATTAAATCTAGTTAAAAAACACTTATCTGTTTCTGTTCCCGATTGGAAAATCGCAAATCCAGAGCTGGTAGCCTATCCTTTGTTGGAGGATAAGCCCGTTATCACTTTTGACCCTGAAACATATGAGGTTATGTGGAATATTGACCCGAAAGATTCTTGCATCGTTTCATCGCTGGCTAAAGTTCTGGTTGAACTCCATCAAATCCCAGTTGATGAGGCTGCCTCAATAGGGGTAAAGTTCCTAACACCCCAAATGGCTCGACAAAAAGTTTCTGACGATATTGAAACTGTAAAGCGAGAAATGGGAATCAGTACCGAATTAGAAACTCGATGGCGAAAATGGGTAGATACCGATTACTTGTGGTCTGATTTTTCTACTTTTATTCACGGTGACTTATACGCAGGTCATATTCTGACCGATCGAAGCGGCAAGATCGGCGGTATTATCGATTGGTCTGAGGGACAAGTGGGCGATCCATCTGTTGATTTTTCAGGACATATTACTGTTTTTGGAGAACAAAGTTTAAGAGATCTAATAGATGAGTATAAAAAGCTTGGAGGAAAGGGATGGGAAAGTCTTTTTGAACATGCTATAGAGCGCCATTCCGCTTCACCCCTCAATTACGCCATTTTCGCCATTAAAACAAAAATAGATGAGCATATTAATGCCGCGAAGAGTCAGCTTGGGGTTCTTTAACGGGGGAGGTATGGCGATCGCCCTCAGCTTAGTTTACTCTTTTTACCGGAGTGCGATCGCAGTGACGAACACCTAGAAACCGTAAAGAACCAGAAAATTTATTGATACCATTGGAAGGTGTACGGAACTGTGTTGTATGACAACCTTACTTGAAAGAATCACTGTTAATCCTCGCCAATGTGGTGGTCGTCCTTGCATTAGAGGGATGAGAATCCGGGTATCAGATGTACTGGATCTATTTGCAGCGGGTCTTAGTGCAGGAGAAATTTTAGAGGAAATGCCTGACCTTGAAGCAGAGGATCTAAAAGCTTCGCTTCTGTATGCCTCGCGGAAACTTAATCATCCAGTTTTAGTGCTATGACGATTTGGGTCGATGCACATCTGTCTCCTGCAATTGCAACCTGGATTAGTAGTACATTTGAGATTGAGGCTGTGGCTTTGCTCCATCTCAGTTTAGACTGGTAAAGTTTGACGACGCTACACAAGCTCTCTGGCTTCGCTACGTTGTCCGTATTGCTGGGGAAGCCAGTCTAATCAGAACCAAGAACAGGATTTATTGTGAGCATTTCCAATATTGCTAAACTTTTGCTACTCGCCGCTTTGTGGGGTGGATCTTTCCTGTTTATGCGAATTGCGGCCCCGATATTAGGCCCGGTTTGGTTAATTGAGTTTCGGGTTCTATTGGCGGGTTTGGTGTTATTACCCCTGCTGGCGAGATTAGCCCTTTTGGGCGAGATGCGGCGCAATCTTATCCCGTTGCTGGTGGTGGGATGTCTGAATTCAGCGGTTCCGTTTGTGCTGTTTGCGTTTGCGTCTATTTCGCTTCCGGCGGGGTTTACCTCGATTTTGAATGCGACAGCGCCGTTATTTGGAACGGTGGTAGCGGCGGTTTGGTTGAAGGAAAAGTTAACGCTAACTCAAGCGATGGGTTTTGGTTTGGGATTTGTTGGCGTGGTAATTTTAGTGGGGTGGAGATCCTTTGCGACAACGCCAACGTTTTTCATGGCGGTGGCGGCGGGTTTGCTGGCGGCTTTGCTGTATGCGATCGCAGCCCCTTACGTTAAACAAAATTTAGCAGAAGTCCCCTCATTGGTGGTGACTACTGGAAGTCAACTGAGCGCCGCTTTGCTGCTGCTTCCTATCCTCCCATTTACGGTTCCTCAACAATCTCCCTCTTTAACAGTTGTGGTGGCTGTGGTGGCTTTGGCGCTACTCTCAACGGCTTTTGCCTACGTGCTTTATTTTAAGCTGATTCAAGAAATTGGCTCAACGAAGGCTTTAACGGTTACTTATCTGATTCCCGCCTTTGCGATGCTTTGGGGAGGGCTTTTTCTGCAAGAATCGATTACCCTCTCTACTGTTGTAGGTTGCGCTCTAGTATTATTAGGAACTGCGATCGCTAATGATATCTTCCGCTTTCGGCTGAAGTCTCAGAGTCATTAGGGGATGTCTTTAAAAGTGCGATCGCCCATTCTCCGGGTTGACTTTTTTGATTACATAAATTAGAAACTCTCTACAGATATCAGATCTTATAGCGTTTTTTGATTGGATGAGATACGGCACGATCCCCCTAAATCCCCCTTACTAAGGGGGACTTTGAAGAAAGTGTACTTCACGAACCTGAAAAATGCTGTATTAGTCTCGCACGGCTAATCTAGGAGCTACTTCCCTCCTGCAATATCAATAAATGCACCTGTGGTGTAGGAAGCTTCATCGGATAATAGCCATAAAATCGCCTGGGCAACTTCAATTGCTTGTCCCCCACGTTTTAGCGGAATAGACGCTTTTACCCGTTCAATACGGTTGGGTTCGCCGCCGCTAGCGTGAATATCGGTATCGATAAAACCCGGACGAACGGCGTTGACTCGAATTCCTTCTTCTGCTACTTCCTTTGCTAACCCAATGGTTAGGGTATCAATTGCGCCTTTGGATGCGGCATAATCGATATATTCGTTTGGAGAACCTAAACGAGAGGCAACTGAGGAAACGTTGACAATAGAGCCTCCCGAACCGCCCTGTTTAGTAGACATCCGTTTAACCGCTTCTCTCGCGCATAAGAAACTTCCGGTAATGTTAGTCATAAAGACTTGATTTAAACGCGCCGCACTCATATTTTCAACCCGCATTTGGGGTTCTAGTATTCCTGCATTATTGACTAGGGCGCTTACCCTTCCTAACTGTTCGTCTACTGTTTTAAATAGGTGAAGAACCTCTGTTTCGCAAGCAATATCTGCTGCAACTGCGATCGCATTTCCTCCCTGTTGCTGAATAGAGTCAACAACCCGCTGGGCGGCTTCTGAATTGTAAAGATAATTAACGCAAACCGCATACCCGCGTTCGGCTGCAAGATAGGCTGTCGCCGCACCAATTCCCCGACTTCCGCCTGTAACGATCGCAATTTTTTCCATAGTCTGCTGCTGATGAGTTCTTAATCTATCTTTGCAGAACCCAAGGTCATCCGTTCGCTTAACATCGCAGGTGCAACAGAGTCATCCGTTGTACTGATTGTGAGTGAGATCGCGATCGCCAATGATACCTTCCGCTTCCGGCTAAAGTCTCAGAGTCATTAGGGAATGTCTTTAGAAGTGCGATCGCCCCTAACATAAAGTACCATTTCTGCATTAGTGCGATCGCCTTTTTGCCAACCCCCATTCATCCCTAATGAAGCTATAGGGGTAACTAGGGATTTTTCAGAAATTTAGCTACAAGTGCTGACCATTCTGGTAAATCGCGTATGTCAGTACACCCCAGCTCTCTGAACGTTTCTTCAGTTTGTGTACGGTAAGTTCTAAACTTTGAACGAAGAAGCTCTTCCTCCTCTATCGAAGCACCACTAGAAAGGATATGATTGACGGTCGCTAAAAGTGCAAGAGTAATAGTAATTGCAATACTAGAAGCTGCTATATCAAGAATACCCGTTGGTGGCAGAAATGATTTGGCAAATAAGAAGAGGCTAGAACCTGTACTCTCAGCTAAAAATGTTGGCAAGATACCTAGAGCAGCGTGAGGAGATAGAATTTTACCAGTATATAAGTAATACAAAGATGCGATTGCAGCACCTTGCGTTGCAGTAATATATACTGCACTTCCTGGAATGAAAGCTTCACCCCCTACTGCCACTAAAGCTGTTGCAATAATTTTGACAGCATAAGATTGCTTCTCAGTCATATGTCTTACGAGTAGCAGGTCTTTTCCCTTTTTTTCAAGAAATTCCTCAATATCACTTCGTAGCTGATAAACTCCTCGAATATCCATTTTGGGAATACGGCTTTTAGGATCGTAACCCTTGGTACAAGTTGGGTAAATTTTGTCTATTTTCAAATCATTTTTCCACTGATCGATGATATCATTCAAAACTTTTGGATCAAGATCATCCCACTCATCAATTTTGTTAAGAACAATAAAGATTGAATCGCAATGCTGTCTCAAATCATCTAAATTTTTCTTTTGTGAAGCATCTGAAGAGCCAGTCACCACAAAGATACCAATATCAATGTGCTTTAAAAACTTCTTGGTAATTTCACTATTTTCTGCACGAACATCATCAAGCCCTGGTGAATCAATAAGATAGACCTTGTCATCAAGTTTCAGGATGGTTAGATTTTTAGTGATGCCTGATATTGCTCCAACCTTTGCAAGTTCCAATGCTTGTCTTCGGCTACGTTTCAATAAGGCGTTGATGAGTGAACTTTTGCCGGAACTGACTTTGCCAATAATCGCAATATTAAGAGATTTAGATAAATCCGGTGCGCGTTCAATAAATTGGGCTGCTACTCGATCAAAAAAGCTCTTCTCGTCGAACCCGGTGGTGTCTGAGTTGTCCATGTCCCCTACTCCCTGCTTGATCCTGACCAATTTCGCTAATTAACCTCAGCTTTATATTTCCCACACCCTAGAACAGACTAACTCTTAGTAGAACTCTGAATTAACATTCGCAACGCTGCATTGACTGCTTCATCATTAGGGAAGGCTTGGGCAACATCGGGATCTAAAAGTACCAAACGGGTTCCTTGACGATATCGCTCAACGTATTTACCTTTACTCCCTTCTTTCATACCAGCAAAATCATACTCAGGGCGTAACTCGTCTTCCATTTCATTGTCAACTTCCTTCTTCATAAAACCACCTTTCCTGTCGCGTTGCTTTTCGAGCGCTAATTATCCGTACCCTGTCTTCTCGATCCGTATGGGCAACAACTAAAACTTGTCCGTATGCAGATACGCCAATAATAATGTAGCGACGTTCTCCCATAGAGTGGTCAGGGTCAGGAAAAGTTACCGATAGCGGATCGTTAAATACAGTGGAAGCCTCCTGAAAGGAAACACCGTGCTTTTTAAGATTTAATTCAGCTTTCTCTAAATTCCATTCAAATTCCATGTAGGTGTCATTCTACCTTTGGTATTCCTGCGGCGATCGCTTTCCTCGTCTAGCTGCAAGTTGAAAAACATTGACCGACTCTACCGTTACCCATGAGTCTCCGATCGGGGGGAACTCCCAGAGACAACTGTGCTAGGTTACAACTAAGCCCAACTTGTGCTTCTAAAATAGCAACAAGACTTGCTGACTTCAGGAGATGGGATATAAAGAGATTAATAAGGATAAGCGCGGTTTGCCTAGTCGCGCCCTGAAGTCAAGCAACAGTGTAAACTGTTTGGGCCAGCCCCTTGACATTTCGCTAAAAATCCCTAAAGTTGACTCCTTAGCCAAGCTGCTATCTGCGTGAATTTCCCATGTCAACCCTCGTCATTGTTGAATCTCCCACCAAAGCCCGCACCATTCGCAACTTCCTCCCCTCGGACTACCGCGTCGAGGCCTCAATGGGTCATGTCCGCGACTTACCGCAGTCGGCGGATGAAATTCCCGCCGATGTCAAGTCAGAGAAATGGGCCAACCTGGGGGTTAACGTAGAAGCTAACTTTGAGCCGTTGTACGTCGTCCCCAAGGACAAAAAGAAGATTGTCAAAGAACTCAAAGACGCCCTCAAGCAAGCCAACGAACTGATCCTGGCGACTGACGAAGACCGCGAGGGAGAAAGCATTAGCTGGCACTTAATGCAAATTCTCAAACCCAAAGTCCCTATTAAGCGGATGGTGTTTCATGAAATTACCCGCGAAGCCATCCAAGGCGCGTTAAAAAGTTGCCGCAATATTGACGAAAACCTGGTTCACGCCCAAGAAACACGCCGCATTCTCGACCGCTTGGTCGGTTATACCCTGTCGCCGCTATTGTGGAAAAAGATTGCTTGGGGTCTATCAGCCGGGCGAGTGCAGTCCGTCGCCGTTCGCCTCTTGGTACAGCGAGAACGCCAGCGCCGCGCCTTCCGCCAAGGGAGTTATTGGGATTTAAAAGCCAGCCTGGAAAAGGACAAAACCCCCTTTGAAGCCAAACTGACGAGTTTGGCAGAGGTGAAAATTGCCACGGGTAGCGACTTTGACCCCAATACCGGGCAAATTATCCAAGGGCGCAACGTCCGCTTACTCAATGAGGCGGAAGCGAGAGACTTGGTGGCCCGCTTAAAGGGTAAAACCTGGACGGTGACGGACATGGAAGAACGTCCCACCACTCGCAAACCCTATCCGCCGTTTACCACCTCGACGCTACAACAGGAAGCTAACCGCAAATTGGGGTTATCGGCCAGAGATACGATGCGGACGGCCCAAAGTTTGTACGAACAGGGCTACATTACTTATATGAGAACGGATTCGGTGCATTTATCGCAACAGGCGATCGCAGCGGCCCGTTCTTGTGTCGAACAGATGTATGGGAAGCAGTACCTCAGCCCCAAACCGCGCCAATTTAGCACCAAAAGCAAAGGGGCCCAGGAAGCCCACGAAGCCATCCGTCCTGCGGGTAGCAGCTTCCGCACGCCCAAAGAAACGGGCTTATCCGGTCGCGAATTTAGCCTGTACGATCTGATTTGGAAGCGTACCGTCGCCTGTCAGATGGCGGATGCCCAATTGACGCAAATTAGCGTTCAGTTACAGGTAGAAGATGCGGGTTTCCGTTCTTCTGGGAAACGTATTGACTTCCCTGGCTTCTTCCGCGCCTATGTGGAAGGGTCGGACGATCCCGATGCAGCGATTGAAGACCGCGAGGTTATTTTACCCGATCTCAAAAAAGGCGATCGCCCTAACTGCAAAAACCTAGAAGCCATCGGCCACGAAACCCAACCCCCCGCCCGCTATACCGAAGCTAGCCTGGTCAAAACCCTAGAAAGCGAAGGCGTTGGGCGTCCCAGTACCTACGCCAGCATCATCGGGACGATTATGGATCGGGGCTATGCTCAAATGATTAATAAGGCCCTCGTCCCTACCTTTACCGCCTTCGCCGTTACCACCTTATTAGAGGGTCACTTCCCGGACTTGGTAGACACCCAGTTTACCTCCCGCATGGAACAAACCCTCGATGATATCTCCACCGGGGAAGTCCAGTGGCTGCCCTATCTGCGAGACTTCTATCTGGGCGACCAAGGCTTAGAAACCCAAGTCAAGGAACGGGAAAGCCAAATTGACCCAAAAGCCGCCCGCAGCGTTGAGTTAGAAGGCTTAGAAGCCAAGGTTTGCATTGGCAAGTTTGGGCCGTATATTGAGGTGGAAAGCGGCGATGGGGTGGTTACGGCGTCTATTCCCAAGGATATGACCCCGGACGAACTCGACCCCGACAAGGTGGAAACCCTGCTGAAGCAGAAGACGGAAGGCCCGGAAAAACTCGGCTTGCATCCCGAAACGGGCGAACCCATCTATGTCCTGATTGGCAGCTATGGCCCCTACGTGCAACTGGGGGATATCACCGAAGAGAATAAGAAACCCAAACGCGCCTCGCTTCCCAAGGGCGTGCAACCGGAAAACGTCACCCTGGATATGGCGGTCGGGCTGCTATCCTTACCGCGTCTGTTAGGCGTCCACCCAGCGACGGGGGCGAAGGTGCAGGCGGGGTTAGGACGGTTTGGTCCCTATGTGGTTCACGACCAAGGCAAGGAGGGCAAAGACTATCGTTCTCTCAAAAAAGAGGATGATATCTTGACAATTGGCTTAAGTCGTGCATTGGAACTCTTGGCAGAACCGAAGAAGACGCGGGGAAGCAGTCGTTCTAAGAGTAAGGAACCCCTCCGGTCATTGGGGGCGCATCCCAGCGATGAGGAAGCCATTAATATCTATGATGGCCCCTACGGCCCCTATGTGAAGCACGGGAAGACGAATGCCTCGCTACCGGAAGGGGAAACGGTGGAAAGCATGACGCTGGAGAAAGCCTTGGAAGCCTTGGCTGCGAAGTCTTCGACGAAGAAGTCTAGCCGTTCTACCAAGAGTAAAACGACGACTGCGAAGAAGAAGACCACGAAAAAGGCCTCAGCCAGTTAAGCTGCTAAGTCGGGGAAGACTTCCCGAACCGCAGGATGCACGATCCGATGACCTTGGACGTTGATGCCTTTCCCTAGGGCGGGGTCTTGTTCTAAGGCTTTTAGACCCCGGTTGGCTAGCTTGACGACGTAGGGTAAGGTGCTGTTATTCAAGGCTTGGGTGGCAGTCCAAGGAACGGCCCCTGGCATATTGGGAACGCCATAGTGGACGACGCCTTCTTCAATGTAGGTGGGTTGGGTGTGGGAGGTGGCGCGTAAGGTTTCAACGCAGCCCCCTTGATCGACGGCGACATCGACAATGACGGAACCGGGGTGCATCTGCCCAACAAGCGATCGCGATACTAAAATGGGGGCGCGGCGACCTAAGACCAAAACTGCCCCAATGACGAGATCGGCATCCTTTACCGCCCGTTCAATTTGGGCGGAGTTGCTATACAGCAGTTCTACCCTCGATCCAAATAGGGTTTCCAGATACGATAGGCGATCGACACTCACATCTAAAATTTGGACTTGCGCCCCCAAACCGATCGCCATTTTCGCCGCTTCGGTACCGACAACGCCGCCACCGAGGATCGCGACTTTACCGGGTTGGACGCCGGGAACGCCCCCTAACAAGACGCCTCGCCCTCCCTGCTGGCGTTCGAGAAATCTTGCGCCAAACTGGACTGATAAGCGTCCGGCGATGATACTCATGGGGGTGAGGAGAGGGAGTTTGCGATCGCTTAACTCTACCGTCTCATAGGCGATCGCCGTTACGCCACTGCCGATCAAATGTTCGGTTAATTTGCGATCGGCTGCTAAATGTAAATAGGTAAATAAGAGTTGTTCTTTCTGGATCAGGTCATATTCAGCGGGTAATGGTTCTTTTACTTTCACCACCAGTTCCCGGTTCCAAGCCTCTTTTGGGGTTTTAACTAGGGTTGCCCCACTTTTAAGATAATCTTCATCGCTAAACCCCGCCCCAATACCCGCTTCGGTTTCTACAAAAATGCTGTGTCCGCTTTCGCGCAAAACCCGAACGCTACTCGGACTTAAACCCACCCGAAACTCTTGGTCTTTAATCTCTTTAGGAACGCCAATTTCCATCGAAGTGATTCCTTAGTTTTCTGCTTCTAGTGTGCCACTCGGAACTCGAAACTCGGAACTTTGCACTCTCTTCTCCCAATTCCCTTCTTAATTAGCCTGCACCGTTCTCACTGTCAGCACCTGGGGTGGCGTTGAGTCTGGCGGGTAGAGAAAGTTAAGCTGAACGGTTCGCCGTTCTTGGGGAAATAGGCGTAACTTTACCAGGGGTTCTCCCGGTTGGCCGCGCCGTTGGACGATGTGGACGTAACGGGTTTGGGCTTCGCGCTTATCGCTTTGGTAGCGTAATTTGACCGTTCCTCGAAAATGGACTTGATCGACGCGCGGGTTGTGGAATAGCAAGCGATCCGTTCCCCCTTCGTCTTTCAGGGGACTTGATAGGGAAAGGGTGACATCCTGAATGCGATCGCTATTATTGATCAGCGGGAGGGTGAGGTCGTATTCCACGCTGTAATTGCTATGGGCGTAGTAAGCTGTATCGGGATAGCGGCGCAGCATGGGGGCGCTTTGAATTTGGTTAGTCCCCAAGGTGACTAAGTGCAGCGTGCTTAAGACGTAGGAAATAGCATTGCCCGTTGCTGGAATGCTGAGATAGTCTACCGCCTCGCTATCTTTGATTTCTGCTTGCCAGCGCGAACCCTGGGAGACACCGGCCACCCGGCTAAAAATGGTGGGTTCCTGGGGCGGATCGAGGGGCGTGGGGGCGCGATCGCGAGGGGTTGCTAAAGGCTGTAGATTTAAAGCATTCTCCCATTCGCTGAGGTTTGGCGCTCGATAGCGACTGCCTTCGCGGGGGGCTTTCAGGGCAATATTAGCCAGATACACCGGCCCGCTACTTTGCAAGCGGATCGCGGTCGAACGCCCATTAGAAGACGGGGTGCGCTGAATGGGAATGGGTTTATTCATCAGCATTTGGCTTTGCTGCGGGTCAATGGTAATGCTTTCTGGGAAGGTCTCTTGACGCACGCCCCGTAAAATATCGCTGGTGACGCGACTCCCCGGCCCGGAATACACCCGACCATCGGTATTATCTGCCACGTCGGGTAAGTCAATAAACGGCGCATCCGGCGTTCCTAAGTAGCTGGCGGCTTGCAAGACTTCGACGGTGATGGGTTGACTAGTGGGGTTATGAATTAAGATGCCCTGATACAGCGGATGGGCCTGGGTGGGAGTTTCAGCCCTGGTGATATGGTGGGTAAACACATCAAAGCGCCCGTTAAACCGATAGTTGAGGTGGGCTTGGGCGTGTTGTTTGCCCGTCGGGGGAAAGGTGGATAAAAGAATACCCTCATTGAGAACTAGTTCGGGGCTGTTGCTATTAAAGATGGGTACCGCATCTAAGCTACCGGGAAGGGGTAAGACGGTTTGGGGACGAATTTCTACCCCAGCAATGTATTGAGGGGGAACGCCTGGGATATTCAGGGCGCGACACAGATAGACGGCGGCTTCTCCGCGCGTGGTAATTTGGTTGGGGTTCAGTTGTTGCGGATCGGGATAAGCGGCGATCGCGCCCTGTTGGGCAGCGGCTGCGATCGCGCTTTGGGCATAATTGGGCGTCCCGTTGGCATCTCGGAAATAGCGCTGCAATACTCGCAAGGGATAATTGGGTCGAGCATAACCCATCGCCCCGGCCAGTACCCCCAGGGTTTGGGCTTTGGGAATGGCTTGTTGCGGTTGAAAGACGCCGCCCGGATAGCCTGCAAAGAAGTCTCGCATGGTGGCGTCTGTAATGGCACGATAGGCCCAATGGCTGGGGGGAACATCGCTAAAACGGGTTTGCGGGCGCTTGATGGGGGCGCTGGGAAAGGCATTTAACATCAAAACTGCAAATTCTGCCCGCGTGACGCTGCCATTCGGACGAAACCGCCCGTCGGGATAGCCGCTAACTAGCTGACGCTTGGCGAGTTCTGCAATGCATTGCTGACCCCAGTAATTTTGGGTATCGGAAAAAGCAAGGGCGGTTGCGGGGAAAATTTGCCAGCCCGTTGCTGCGAAGAATAAAGCCAGACTTAAGCGTTTGCCAAACCCAATCATGGTTGCAGGGGGGTTCTCCTAGGATGAGTGTAAAGTTTAGAAGGTTAGTGACAATCAAGATAGTCGCGCCGGTTGAGTTGATGTCCG
Encoded here:
- a CDS encoding DUF3370 family protein, encoding MIGFGKRLSLALFFAATGWQIFPATALAFSDTQNYWGQQCIAELAKRQLVSGYPDGRFRPNGSVTRAEFAVLMLNAFPSAPIKRPQTRFSDVPPSHWAYRAITDATMRDFFAGYPGGVFQPQQAIPKAQTLGVLAGAMGYARPNYPLRVLQRYFRDANGTPNYAQSAIAAAAQQGAIAAYPDPQQLNPNQITTRGEAAVYLCRALNIPGVPPQYIAGVEIRPQTVLPLPGSLDAVPIFNSNSPELVLNEGILLSTFPPTGKQHAQAHLNYRFNGRFDVFTHHITRAETPTQAHPLYQGILIHNPTSQPITVEVLQAASYLGTPDAPFIDLPDVADNTDGRVYSGPGSRVTSDILRGVRQETFPESITIDPQQSQMLMNKPIPIQRTPSSNGRSTAIRLQSSGPVYLANIALKAPREGSRYRAPNLSEWENALNLQPLATPRDRAPTPLDPPQEPTIFSRVAGVSQGSRWQAEIKDSEAVDYLSIPATGNAISYVLSTLHLVTLGTNQIQSAPMLRRYPDTAYYAHSNYSVEYDLTLPLINNSDRIQDVTLSLSSPLKDEGGTDRLLFHNPRVDQVHFRGTVKLRYQSDKREAQTRYVHIVQRRGQPGEPLVKLRLFPQERRTVQLNFLYPPDSTPPQVLTVRTVQAN